Proteins from a single region of Symphalangus syndactylus isolate Jambi chromosome 12, NHGRI_mSymSyn1-v2.1_pri, whole genome shotgun sequence:
- the VANGL2 gene encoding vang-like protein 2 has product MDTESQYSGYSYKSGHSRSSRKHRDRRDRHRSKSRDGSRGDKSVTIQAPGEPLLDNESTRGDERDDNWGETTTVVTGTSEHSISHDDLTRIAKDMEDSVPLDCSRHLGVAAGATLALLSFLTPLAFLLLPPLLWREELEPCGTACEGLFISVAFKLLILLLGSWALFFRRPKASLPRVFVLRALLMVLVFLLVVSYWLFYGVRILDARERSYQGVVQFAVSLVDALLFVHYLAVVLLELRQLQPQFTLKVVRSTDGASRFYNVGHLSIQRVAVWILEKYYHDFPVYNPALLNLPKSVLAKKVSGFKVYSLGEENSTNNSTGQSRAVIAAAARRRDNSHNEYYYEEAEHERRVRKRRARLVVAVEEAFTHIKRLQEEEQKNPREVMDPREAAQAIFASMARAMQKYLRTTKQQPYHTMESILQHLEFCITHDMTPKAFLERYLAAGPTIQYHKERWLAKQWTLVSEEPVTNGLKDGIIFLLKRQDFSLVVSTKKVPFFKLSEEFVDPKSHKFVMRLQSETSV; this is encoded by the exons ATGGACACCGAGTCCCAGTACTCAGGCTATTCCTACAAGTCGGGCCACTCCCGCAGCTCCCGCAAGCACAG GGACCGCCGGGACCGACACCGCTCTAAGAGTCGAGATGGGAGCCGAGGGGACAAGTCGGTGACAATCCAGGCTCCCGGGGAGCCCCTGCTGGACAATGAGTCCACACGAGGGGATGAGCGG GATGACAACTGGGGGGAAACGACGACAGTAGTAACGGGCACCTCAGAGCACAGCATCTCCCACGATGACCTCACACGCATCGCCAAGGACATGGAGGACAGTGTCCCTCTGGACTGCTCCCGTCACCTGGGTGTGGCGGCGGGGGCCACCCTGGCACTGCTGTCTTTCCTCACGCCGCTGGCCTTCCTGCTGCTGCCCCCACTGCTGTGGCGGGAGGAGCTGGAGCCTTGCGGGACGGCCTGCGAGGGCCTCTTCATCTCCGTGGCCTTCAAGCTGCTCATCCTGCTGCTGGGCAGCTGGGCTCTGTTCTTCCGCCGGCCCAAGGCCTCGCTGCCCCGCGTCTTTGTGCTGCGCGCCCTGCTTATGGTGCTGGTTTTCCTGCTCGTGGTCTCCTACTGGCTCTTCTATGGTGTGCGCATCCTGGATGCTCGGGAGCGCAGCTACCAGGGTGTGGTGCAGTTCGCGGTGTCGCTGGTGGACGCCCTTCTTTTCGTGCATTACCTGGCCGTGGTCCTGCTGGAGCTGCGCCAGCTCCAGCCTCAGTTCACGCTCAAGGTCGTGCGCTCCACCGACGGCGCCAGCCGCTTCTACAATGTTGGCCATCTCAG CATCCAGCGTGTGGCAGTGTGGATCCTGGAGAAGTATTACCATGACTTCCCTGTCTACAACCCTGCCCTCCTCAACCTGCCCAAGTCCGTCCTGGCCAAGAAAGTGTCTGGCTTCAAGGTGTATTCCCTCGGAGAGG AAAACAGCACCAACAACTCCACTGGCCAGTCTCGGGCTGTGATCGCAGCGGCAGCTCGGAGGCGGGACAACAGTCACAATGAGTACTACTATGAGGAGGCTGAGCATGAGCGAAGGGTGCGCAAGAGGAGGGCCAG GCTTGTAGTGGCAGTGGAGGAGGCCTTCACTCACATTAAGCGGCTGCAGGAAGAGGAGCAGAAGAACCCCAGGGAGGTGATGGACCCCCGGGAGGCAGCCCAAGCCATCTTCGCATCCATGGCCCGTGCCATGCAGAAGTACCTTCGGACCACCAAGCAGCAGCCCTACCACACCATGGAGAGCATCCTGCAGCACCTTGAATTCTGCATCACGCATGACATGACGCCCAAG GCCTTCTTGGAGCGATACTTGGCAGCTGGACCTACCATCCAGTACCACAAGGAACGCTGGCTGGCCAAACAGTGGACATTGGTGAGCGAGGAGCCAGTGACCAACGGGCTCAAGGATGGCATCATTTTCCTCTTAAAACGCCAGGACTTCAGCCTGGTGGTCAGCACCAAGAAGGTCCCATTCTTCAAACTCTCCGAGGAATTTGTGGATCCCAAGTCGCACAAGTTTGTCATGAGGCTGCAGTCTGAGACCTCAGTGTGA